In Cervus elaphus chromosome 5, mCerEla1.1, whole genome shotgun sequence, the following proteins share a genomic window:
- the LOC122694242 gene encoding cytochrome c oxidase assembly protein COX11, mitochondrial, whose amino-acid sequence MGGLWRPAWRRVVFCGWPWSHLGRPTRAAERTEPCLRPGRSGPAGTEQGLRRLGTWRRPSLAEQPLRRPKSTNPYTRSQEEDWRRRNKTVLTYVAAAAVGMLGASYAAVPLYRLYCQTTGLGGSAVAGHASDQIENMVPVKDRIIKITFNADVHASLQWNFRPQQTEIYVVPGETALAFYKAKNPTDKPVIGISTYNVVPFEAGQYFNKIQCFCFEEQRLNPQEEVDMPVFFYIDPEFAEDPRMVNVDLITLSYTFFEAKEGHKLPLPGYNSNHQLSPPSNL is encoded by the exons ATGGGAGGGCTCTGGCGTCCGGCTTGGAGACGCGTTGTATTCTGCGGGTGGCCTTGGAGCCACCTTGGGCGCCCAACCCGGGCTGCCGAGAGGACAGAGCCGTGTCTCAGGCCGGGGAGGAGCGGACCGGCGGGTACTGAGCAGGGGCTGAGGCGGCTCGGGACATGGAGGCGCCCGAGCCTGGCGGAGCAGCCGCTTCGGCGGCCGAAGAGCACGAACCCCTATACGCGCTCGCAGGAGGAGGACTGGCGGCGGCGTAACAAGACGGTCCTCACCTACGTGGCCGCGGCGGCGGTGGGCATGCTGGGAGCGTCCTACGCCGCCGTGCCCCTTTACCGGCTCTACTGCCAG ACTACTGGACTTGGAGGATCAGCAGTAGCAGGTCATGCATCAGACCAGATTGAAAACATGGTACCTGTTAAGGATCGCATCATTAAAATCACCTTTAATGCAGATGTGCATGCAAGTCTCCAGTGGAACTTTAGACCTCAGCAAACAGAAATATAT GTAGTGCCAGGAGAGACAGCACTGGCATTTTATAAAGCTAAGAATCCTACTGACAAACCAGTAATCGGAATTTCTACATACAATGTTGTACCATTTGAAGCTGGAcagtacttcaataaaatacag TGCTTCTGCTTTGAAGAACAAAGGCTTAATCCACAAGAGGAAGTAGATATGCCAGTATTTTTCTACATTGATCCTGAATTTGCTGAAGATCCAAGAATGGTGAATGTTGATCTCATCACTCTTTCTTACACTTTTTTTGAAGCAAAGGAGGGGCATAAGTTGCCACTCCCAGGCTATAATTCAAATCACCAATTAAGTCCTCCTTcaaatttgtga